The Aedes aegypti strain LVP_AGWG chromosome 3, AaegL5.0 Primary Assembly, whole genome shotgun sequence genome contains a region encoding:
- the LOC5575309 gene encoding chondroitin proteoglycan-2: MNCLIVIGALLLLCGGICADEFHRPTTQRPGNSTTPAPTPSRNRCKGLPNDTLFPSLTDCAYFVTCQNGLEVELECRPEGTLFDYVRQVCDHPELVECYESNRCSAEEDGKIIPSETCSNFFICRNGKKSEEITCVPAGTLFDYKRGVCDHPSNVVCWGSSSPNLCIGKPDGALVPSIECSNFFVCKNEELDQEITCVPEGTVFDYQREVCDFPENAVCWTPGSGTTPGPDVTTVAPTRPPHPEDIPQHFCRGVAIDAFPHPRDCTKFVVCILGQPTVKQCPPRHIFYPQFRVCGLGNTETCRPDPQWVEEHLRQQGRVEKLNDE, translated from the coding sequence ATGAATTGTTTAATCGTAATTGGGGCATTGCTCCTATTGTGTGGAGGAATTTGCGCTGACGAGTTCCATCGTCCGACAACGCAGAGACCAGGAAATTCGACTACGCCTGCGCCTACGCCATCTCGTAATCGTTGCAAGGGATTGCCAAACGACACTTTGTTTCCTTCTCTAACAGATTGTGCATATTTTGTGACGTGCCAAAATGGGTTGGAAGTAGAACTCGAATGCAGACCGGAAGGAACGTTGTTCGATTACGTGCGCCAAGTTTGCGATCACCCGGAATTGGTCGAATGCTACGAAAGTAATCGGTGCTCTGCTGAGGAAGACGGAAAGATTATCCCATCGGAGACGTGCTCCAACTTTTTCATTTGTCGAAATGGGAAGAAAAGTGAAGAAATAACATGCGTTCCAGCTGGAACATTGTTCGATTACAAACGGGGTGTTTGTGATCATCCTTCCAATGTCGTATGCTGGGGCTCATCCAGCCCCAACTTGTGTATAGGCAAACCGGACGGAGCTTTGGTGCCTTCAATCGAATGTTCAAATTTCTTCGTATGTAAGAATGAGGAACTCGACCAAGAAATTACTTGCGTTCCGGAGGGAACAGTTTTCGACTACCAACGAGAAGTGTGTGACTTTCCTGAGAACGCTGTCTGCTGGACTCCGGGTAGCGGAACAACTCCCGGACCCGACGTCACCACAGTGGCACCTACGAGACCACCACACCCAGAAGATATTCCGCAACATTTTTGCCGTGGTGTTGCGATTGATGCTTTTCCTCATCCCAGAGATTGCACCAAGTTCGTCGTTTGTATCCTTGGGCAGCCAACGGTAAAGCAATGTCCTCCAAGGCACATTTTCTATCCACAGTTTAGAGTTTGTGGTTTAGGAAATACGGAAACTTGTAGACCAGACCCTCAGTGGGTCGAAGAACACCTCCGACAACAGGGTCGTGTGGAGAAGTTGAATGATGAATGA